The following coding sequences lie in one Nitratireductor mangrovi genomic window:
- a CDS encoding LysR family transcriptional regulator yields the protein MDTLTRMRAFISVVEAEGFSAATRKIGRSKALLSKYVRELEDELGALLLNRTTRQFSLTEAGHTYFRRASEIIREIDSLADSVRESSGDVKGRIKLSAPRTFADAPIGQSLVDFAQAHPDIVLDINLDDRFVDLVEEGFDLAIRIARLENSSLIARKLMPFSVKVCASPDLISRLGTPQRPQDLASLPCIIDTNGRWLSNWPFQGDNGELITVPVSGPIEVNSPLTARAAALAGLGYTILPDFIAEPDIEAGRLKTLLDDRVPTGAGIFAVYPHRRYLPAKIRVFVDFLVTWFKDKRA from the coding sequence ATGGACACGCTGACCCGCATGCGCGCCTTTATTTCGGTGGTCGAAGCTGAAGGCTTTTCGGCGGCGACGCGCAAGATCGGACGCTCCAAGGCGCTGCTTTCGAAATATGTGCGCGAACTCGAGGACGAACTCGGCGCGCTGCTGCTGAACCGCACGACGCGCCAGTTTTCGCTCACCGAAGCAGGCCACACCTATTTCCGCCGCGCCAGCGAAATCATCCGCGAGATCGACAGCCTCGCCGATTCGGTGCGTGAATCCTCCGGCGATGTGAAGGGTCGCATCAAGCTTTCCGCCCCGCGGACTTTCGCCGATGCGCCGATTGGACAATCGCTGGTCGATTTCGCGCAGGCTCATCCCGACATCGTGCTCGACATCAATCTCGACGATCGTTTCGTCGACCTTGTCGAAGAGGGCTTCGATCTGGCCATTCGCATCGCGCGCCTGGAAAATTCGTCGCTGATCGCGCGCAAGCTGATGCCATTTTCAGTCAAGGTTTGCGCATCTCCCGACCTGATCTCGCGGCTGGGTACCCCGCAGCGACCACAGGATCTCGCCTCCCTGCCCTGCATCATCGACACCAACGGCCGCTGGCTTTCCAACTGGCCCTTCCAGGGTGACAATGGGGAGCTAATCACGGTTCCGGTCTCCGGCCCTATCGAGGTCAACAGCCCCTTGACCGCGCGGGCCGCCGCCCTTGCCGGCCTTGGCTACACCATCCTGCCTGATTTCATCGCAGAACCGGATATAGAAGCAGGCCGGCTGAAGACCCTACTGGATGATCGCGTTCCGACGGGCGCGGGCATTTTCGCCGTCTATCCGCACCGACGTTACCTGCCTGCCAAGATCCGCGTGTTCGTCGACTTCCTGGTGACCTGGTTCAAGGACAAGCGGGCTTGA
- a CDS encoding DUF1007 family protein, translating to MRSIKRNTICSLAASLAVGLSSQALAHPHVFAEARLDVVVEEGRTVGALRHVWRFDDLFSSTVLVEFDQNGDLKLGTEELELVSSVVFESLAEFGYFQVVSADGKPVAMKAPERLMANFEDNQLIILFESEPKETLPLAGTLDFGVYDPTFYTAIDFVEDEYLAVTGLPEICSRKVVRPDPDEAIAQNQGSLTDAFFDDPGGNDLSKIFATRLELNCQAQG from the coding sequence ATGCGGTCGATCAAGCGCAACACTATATGCTCCCTCGCCGCGTCCCTGGCGGTTGGCTTATCCTCTCAGGCTCTGGCTCACCCGCACGTTTTTGCCGAAGCGCGTCTCGATGTCGTGGTGGAAGAAGGCCGCACGGTAGGGGCGCTTCGCCACGTCTGGCGTTTCGACGATCTGTTTTCCAGCACCGTTCTGGTCGAGTTCGATCAGAACGGCGACCTCAAGCTGGGTACGGAGGAACTCGAACTGGTCTCGAGCGTCGTCTTCGAATCACTCGCCGAGTTCGGCTATTTCCAGGTGGTTTCGGCCGACGGCAAGCCCGTCGCCATGAAGGCTCCCGAGCGGCTGATGGCGAATTTCGAGGATAACCAGCTGATCATCCTGTTCGAATCGGAACCGAAGGAGACCTTGCCCTTGGCAGGCACGCTGGATTTCGGCGTTTACGACCCCACTTTCTATACCGCGATCGACTTCGTCGAGGACGAGTATCTGGCCGTAACCGGGCTTCCGGAGATCTGCAGCCGCAAGGTCGTTCGTCCCGACCCCGACGAGGCAATCGCCCAGAACCAGGGCAGCCTTACCGACGCTTTCTTCGACGACCCGGGAGGCAACGATCTCAGCAAGATTTTCGCCACGCGCCTCGAACTGAACTGCCAGGCGCAAGGCTGA
- a CDS encoding nickel/cobalt transporter — protein sequence MASAKSRALTFTVAACGLAALTVAGAHAQSSLGIGTNEAMLPQTGLFGGFLNWVNTQQQAFYRALTGALKAMRDDGSKVWLLVGLSFAYGVFHAAGPGHGKAVISSYMLANEVALRRGVMLSFVSALLQAVSAILLIGAVFLFLRGGAISMTDATWFMEVASYALITAFGAWLLWQKAGGRLRGLLLGNPARTLSAAVADRPDHVHHHDHAPHHHDAHHHHHHDHGLGEVCATCGHAHAPDPKMLAGDRFSWRTAWSAVMAVGLRPCSGALIVLTFSFLNGLWLAGIVSVFAMAVGTAITVSVLATLAVTAKNWAVAIAGDGRAGNRIHAAIEIAGAALVFLLGLTLLTASL from the coding sequence ATGGCTTCCGCGAAATCACGTGCACTGACGTTCACCGTAGCAGCGTGCGGCCTTGCCGCGCTGACCGTCGCCGGCGCGCATGCGCAGAGTTCGCTCGGCATCGGGACCAATGAGGCGATGCTGCCGCAGACGGGGCTGTTCGGCGGTTTCCTCAACTGGGTCAACACCCAGCAGCAGGCTTTCTACCGCGCACTGACCGGTGCGCTGAAGGCGATGCGAGACGACGGCAGCAAGGTCTGGCTGCTGGTCGGCCTGTCCTTCGCCTATGGCGTCTTTCATGCCGCCGGCCCCGGGCACGGCAAGGCCGTCATCTCTTCCTACATGCTGGCCAACGAGGTCGCGCTCAGGCGCGGGGTCATGTTGTCCTTCGTCTCCGCCCTTCTGCAGGCGGTGAGCGCGATCCTGCTGATCGGCGCGGTGTTCCTGTTCCTGCGCGGCGGCGCCATCTCGATGACCGACGCCACCTGGTTCATGGAGGTCGCCAGCTACGCGCTGATCACGGCATTCGGGGCCTGGCTGTTGTGGCAGAAGGCCGGCGGGCGGTTGCGCGGCCTGCTGTTGGGCAACCCCGCTCGCACACTGTCAGCCGCGGTCGCTGATCGACCTGACCATGTGCACCATCACGACCATGCGCCCCACCACCACGACGCGCATCATCACCATCATCACGATCACGGCCTTGGAGAGGTCTGCGCCACCTGCGGCCATGCCCATGCCCCGGATCCGAAGATGCTTGCGGGCGATCGTTTCAGTTGGCGAACGGCATGGTCGGCGGTCATGGCGGTCGGGTTGAGACCATGCTCCGGCGCCCTGATCGTCCTCACCTTTTCTTTCCTCAACGGGCTCTGGCTTGCCGGCATCGTCTCGGTCTTCGCGATGGCGGTCGGCACGGCGATCACCGTCTCGGTTCTGGCCACGCTGGCGGTGACGGCGAAGAACTGGGCCGTCGCCATTGCCGGCGACGGACGCGCCGGCAACCGCATCCACGCCGCGATCGAGATCGCCGGCGCGGCGCTGGTCTTCCTGCTTGGGCTGACGCTTCTGACCGCCAGTCTCTGA
- the denD gene encoding D-erythronate dehydrogenase — translation MKVLITGAAGMIGRKLTERLAHDPMLNGRPIARLDLHDIVAAQAPEIAGAEVNVIVGDLAADGEAERLIKPKPDVVFHLAGVVSAEAEADVDKGYRVNLDGTRLLFEAIRAAGHAPRVVFSSSIAVFGAPFPDIIPDDFHATPRTCYGTQKLIGEALLADFSRRGFFDGIGLRLPTICVRPGKPNKAASSFFSAIIREPLAGRETVLPVPRSSLHTHASPRSAVGFLIHAAGIDGETVGPRRNLTMPGIACTVGEQIEALARVAGSEVVKLIREEEDEAVWAIVQNWPTRFTSQRARELGFVAETSFDDIVRAHIEDELSGNARPA, via the coding sequence ATGAAGGTGCTGATCACGGGTGCGGCGGGCATGATCGGACGCAAGCTCACCGAGCGGCTGGCGCATGACCCAATGCTCAATGGGAGGCCGATCGCTCGCCTCGACCTGCACGACATCGTCGCCGCACAGGCACCAGAGATCGCCGGTGCCGAGGTGAACGTGATAGTCGGCGATCTCGCCGCCGACGGCGAGGCGGAGCGGCTGATAAAGCCAAAACCGGATGTCGTGTTCCATCTCGCTGGTGTGGTTTCGGCCGAGGCGGAGGCAGATGTCGACAAGGGCTACCGGGTCAATCTCGACGGGACACGGCTGCTTTTCGAGGCAATACGCGCCGCCGGTCACGCCCCTCGGGTGGTGTTTTCTTCGTCGATAGCAGTGTTCGGTGCGCCGTTTCCCGACATCATCCCCGACGATTTTCATGCCACTCCGCGCACCTGCTATGGTACCCAGAAGCTGATAGGCGAAGCGTTGCTCGCGGACTTTTCGCGGCGCGGCTTCTTCGACGGCATCGGCCTCAGGCTGCCGACGATCTGCGTCAGGCCCGGAAAGCCGAACAAGGCCGCCTCATCCTTCTTCTCGGCGATCATCCGCGAGCCTCTCGCCGGGCGCGAAACCGTGCTGCCGGTGCCGAGGAGTTCGCTTCATACCCATGCCAGCCCGCGTTCGGCGGTCGGCTTCCTGATCCATGCCGCAGGCATTGACGGTGAGACGGTCGGTCCGCGCCGCAACCTGACCATGCCGGGTATTGCCTGCACGGTCGGCGAGCAGATCGAGGCGCTGGCGCGCGTTGCCGGTTCCGAAGTGGTGAAGCTTATCCGCGAAGAGGAAGACGAGGCGGTTTGGGCGATCGTCCAGAACTGGCCGACGCGCTTTACGTCGCAACGGGCGCGGGAACTCGGCTTCGTTGCCGAAACCAGTTTTGACGACATAGTCAGGGCCCATATCGAGGACGAGCTGAGCGGAAACGCTCGGCCCGCTTAA
- a CDS encoding SDR family oxidoreductase, translating into MAGRLKGKIAVVTAAGQGIGRAIAEAFVAEGATVHASDIARDKLDGLRRVKKAKLDVRSNKAVSRYAEKVGDIDILVNVAGFVHHGTVLDCSEEDWAFSFDLNVTSMHRLISAFLPGMLRRAEMTGQSSSIINMSSGASSLKGAPNRYVYGTTKAAVIGLTKSVAVDFIRQGVRCNAICPGTVRSPSWEARVDELGRSVGGKDKAMEMFVSRQPMGRVGEPDEIAALAVYLASDEAAFTTGTAIPIDGGWTL; encoded by the coding sequence ATGGCCGGCAGGCTGAAGGGAAAGATCGCGGTGGTGACGGCTGCGGGGCAGGGGATCGGGCGGGCGATCGCCGAAGCCTTCGTGGCCGAGGGCGCGACCGTGCATGCCTCTGACATCGCACGTGACAAGCTCGACGGCCTCCGACGGGTGAAGAAGGCAAAGCTTGATGTACGTTCGAACAAGGCGGTGAGCCGATATGCCGAGAAGGTCGGCGATATCGACATCCTGGTCAATGTTGCCGGCTTTGTGCACCACGGCACGGTGCTCGATTGCTCGGAGGAGGACTGGGCGTTCTCCTTCGATCTCAATGTGACATCGATGCACCGCTTGATTTCCGCTTTTCTGCCCGGCATGCTGCGCCGCGCGGAGATGACCGGTCAGTCTTCCTCCATCATCAACATGTCGTCGGGCGCATCTTCGCTGAAGGGAGCCCCCAACCGCTATGTCTACGGTACCACCAAGGCAGCCGTCATCGGCCTGACGAAGTCGGTAGCCGTCGATTTCATCCGTCAGGGAGTGCGATGCAACGCGATTTGTCCCGGCACCGTGCGTTCGCCATCGTGGGAGGCACGAGTGGACGAACTCGGGCGTTCGGTCGGGGGCAAGGACAAGGCAATGGAAATGTTCGTGTCGCGCCAGCCCATGGGTCGCGTTGGCGAGCCCGACGAGATCGCGGCGCTTGCCGTCTATCTAGCCTCAGACGAAGCCGCATTCACCACCGGGACGGCGATCCCGATCGATGGCGGCTGGACCTTGTGA
- a CDS encoding GNAT family N-acetyltransferase: MDEVLKDWTPRPLPRREILEGRYVRLEPLDAAKHGDGLFEASSVADAGDRFRWLPDYPPEGRDQFQPWLVKATASEDPLFFAVIDKESGSVAGRQTLMRIDAANGVIEIGNIYWGPLVSRKPGATEALYLFARYVFEELGYRRYEWKCNDRNAPSKRAAERFGFSFEGVFRQHLIVKGENRDTAWYAMLDKDWPAAKRAFETWLDPANFDDSGRQKRRLEDFRADMAAATG, translated from the coding sequence GTGGACGAGGTGCTGAAAGACTGGACGCCAAGGCCGCTACCCCGGCGCGAAATTCTCGAAGGCCGCTACGTGCGGCTTGAGCCGCTCGACGCGGCAAAGCACGGCGACGGCTTGTTCGAGGCGTCCTCGGTTGCGGACGCCGGTGACCGTTTTCGCTGGCTTCCGGACTATCCGCCTGAAGGCCGCGATCAGTTCCAGCCATGGCTCGTCAAGGCGACGGCAAGCGAGGATCCGCTGTTCTTCGCGGTCATCGACAAGGAGAGCGGGTCGGTCGCCGGCCGCCAGACGCTGATGCGCATCGACGCCGCCAATGGCGTGATCGAGATCGGCAACATCTACTGGGGACCGCTGGTGTCGCGAAAGCCGGGGGCGACGGAGGCGCTCTACTTGTTTGCGCGTTATGTTTTCGAGGAACTCGGCTACCGGCGCTACGAGTGGAAATGCAATGACCGCAATGCGCCGTCGAAGCGGGCTGCGGAGCGCTTCGGCTTTTCGTTCGAGGGTGTCTTCCGCCAACATTTGATCGTCAAAGGCGAAAATCGCGACACTGCGTGGTATGCGATGCTCGACAAGGATTGGCCGGCGGCCAAACGGGCCTTCGAGACTTGGCTCGATCCAGCCAATTTCGATGACAGCGGGCGGCAAAAGCGCCGACTTGAGGATTTTCGCGCCGACATGGCCGCGGCAACGGGATAG
- a CDS encoding pyridoxal phosphate-dependent aminotransferase — translation MLHTTNAFDRIGEENAFAVLARATRLAQQGRDIINLGIGQPDFSTPEHIVEAAVRALRDGHHGYTPATGLLATREAVVRRTLTTTGVEVSPENVMIMPGGKPTMFAAILMFGEPGAEVLYPDPGFPIYRSMIEFTGATPIPVPVREENGFAFSAEETLSLITPKTRLLILNSPANPTGGVTPRTEIEKLAAGLVDFPDVAILSDEIYDVMTYDGETHCSLLNFPELRDRLVILNGWSKTWAMTGWRMGWSIWPDELFDKVRKLAVNCWSCVNAPSQFAGIAAIDGPQDEVDAMLRAFDRRRQVVVEGLNSLPGVSCVTPKGAFYAFPNVSGTGRKAKELASALLEDAGVALIGGPDFGVLGEGYIRLSYANSEESILRALERIEQFLSA, via the coding sequence ATGCTCCACACGACAAATGCCTTTGACCGCATCGGCGAGGAGAATGCCTTCGCCGTGCTGGCGCGCGCCACCCGGCTGGCGCAACAGGGCCGCGACATTATCAATCTGGGCATCGGCCAGCCTGACTTCAGTACGCCCGAACATATCGTCGAGGCCGCAGTGAGGGCTCTGCGCGATGGACACCACGGCTACACGCCGGCGACCGGACTGCTGGCGACGCGCGAGGCGGTGGTCCGACGAACCTTGACGACGACAGGCGTCGAGGTCTCGCCCGAGAACGTCATGATCATGCCGGGCGGCAAGCCAACCATGTTCGCGGCGATTCTGATGTTCGGCGAGCCCGGAGCGGAAGTTCTCTATCCCGATCCCGGTTTCCCGATCTATCGCTCGATGATCGAGTTCACCGGCGCCACCCCGATCCCGGTTCCGGTGCGCGAGGAAAACGGCTTTGCCTTCTCTGCCGAGGAAACGCTTTCACTCATCACACCGAAGACGCGGCTGTTGATCCTGAACTCGCCAGCCAACCCGACCGGTGGGGTAACGCCGCGCACGGAGATCGAAAAGCTGGCGGCCGGCCTTGTCGACTTCCCGGACGTCGCGATCCTGTCGGACGAGATCTACGACGTCATGACCTATGACGGCGAGACGCATTGCTCGCTGCTCAACTTCCCGGAACTGCGCGATCGCCTGGTGATCCTGAACGGCTGGTCGAAGACTTGGGCGATGACCGGATGGCGGATGGGCTGGTCGATCTGGCCTGACGAACTCTTCGACAAGGTCCGCAAGCTTGCGGTCAACTGCTGGTCCTGTGTCAATGCGCCGAGCCAGTTTGCCGGCATCGCCGCGATCGACGGGCCGCAGGACGAGGTCGACGCCATGCTCCGCGCCTTCGACCGCAGGCGCCAGGTCGTCGTGGAAGGGCTGAACAGCCTGCCAGGCGTGTCCTGCGTGACACCGAAGGGCGCCTTTTACGCCTTCCCGAACGTTTCCGGCACCGGCAGAAAAGCCAAGGAGCTTGCCTCGGCGCTGCTCGAGGATGCCGGCGTCGCGCTCATCGGCGGCCCGGATTTCGGCGTGCTCGGTGAAGGCTACATTCGCCTCTCCTACGCCAATTCCGAAGAAAGCATCCTGCGCGCACTGGAACGGATTGAACAATTCCTCAGCGCGTAG
- a CDS encoding YciI family protein, producing MLFAILAYHEEGAITSMTPEEDDALMGDLMKVHDNINEKNRLGPAARLDLTRSAMTLRGPGEGMITDGPFAETKEQLLGFYVIECDSADAAIDAARRLRRVNTSAVYEIRPIPFYLPGVAVGQE from the coding sequence ATGCTCTTTGCCATCCTCGCCTATCACGAAGAAGGCGCGATAACCTCGATGACCCCTGAGGAAGACGACGCGCTGATGGGGGACCTCATGAAGGTTCACGACAACATCAACGAGAAGAACCGCCTCGGCCCCGCGGCACGTCTGGATTTGACGCGCTCCGCGATGACCTTGCGCGGGCCGGGAGAAGGCATGATTACGGACGGGCCGTTCGCCGAGACCAAGGAACAGTTGCTTGGTTTCTACGTCATCGAATGCGATTCAGCGGACGCGGCGATCGATGCCGCCCGCCGGTTGCGGCGCGTCAACACCTCGGCTGTCTACGAAATCCGCCCTATTCCTTTCTACCTTCCCGGTGTCGCTGTCGGACAGGAATAG
- a CDS encoding SLC13 family permease, with protein sequence MEMMFGAYSAYVALALLVVLLAAFIVERYPPEVTAVAGAAGFLVLGLTPPDEALAAFSNAAPLTIAAMFVLSGALVRTGVLETVADTVISYAAQRPAAAIAVLLLGTVAASAFMNNTPVVLILIPIVFRLARSIDVAATRLLIPISYAAILGGTCTLIGTSTNILVDGVAREAGLVPFSIFEMTPVGIVAALTGTVVMLLLGRFLLPDRRSEAETSPGSQTEFLSEVTVRTEGRYTQQKIGQLADFNRSGLRILGLRSGPEIIRDGVPELTMKKGDSLIIAGTAAEILTLNEKSGLRVGMRRGQERSGETVAVEAVVAPHRGTAGERIADLSLGRRYGVRVLGAHRHRHIPGSDLESVKLRPADKLLLEGPPDNFDALTEDAALVSVTRPSSRPYRRGKAPVAALALAAVVALAAFHVMDIAILAMLAVAAILVLRCIDSDEAWSSIDGGILILIFSMLIIGAGLERTGAVQIIVAFLTPLLSQSSPLVMLVVIYLITSLFTELVSNNAVAVLMAPIAIGLAAQIGVDARPYLIAVMIGASASFATPIGYQTNTLVYGAGNYRFTDFLKIGLPMNLSIAAATCLAIWYLYDL encoded by the coding sequence ATGGAAATGATGTTCGGCGCATATTCGGCATATGTGGCCCTGGCCTTGCTTGTCGTGCTGCTCGCCGCCTTCATCGTCGAGCGCTATCCGCCGGAAGTGACGGCGGTCGCCGGTGCAGCGGGCTTCCTCGTGCTCGGCCTCACGCCGCCCGACGAAGCGCTCGCCGCCTTCTCGAACGCTGCCCCGCTCACCATCGCGGCGATGTTTGTGCTGTCGGGCGCTTTGGTCCGCACTGGCGTTCTGGAGACTGTCGCCGACACGGTGATCAGCTATGCGGCGCAACGGCCGGCGGCCGCGATCGCTGTCTTGCTTCTAGGCACTGTCGCCGCGTCCGCCTTCATGAACAACACGCCCGTGGTGCTGATCCTGATTCCGATCGTTTTCAGGCTGGCGCGCTCGATCGATGTGGCCGCGACACGGCTCCTGATCCCGATCTCCTACGCGGCGATTCTGGGCGGTACGTGCACGCTGATCGGTACCTCAACAAATATCCTCGTCGACGGCGTGGCGCGCGAGGCGGGCTTGGTGCCGTTTTCGATCTTCGAGATGACACCGGTCGGCATCGTGGCCGCGCTGACCGGGACGGTGGTCATGCTGTTGCTGGGGCGCTTCCTGTTGCCCGACCGCCGCAGCGAGGCCGAAACCTCGCCGGGCAGTCAAACGGAGTTCCTCTCGGAAGTCACGGTGCGGACGGAGGGACGCTACACCCAGCAGAAAATCGGCCAGCTCGCGGATTTCAACCGCTCGGGGCTGCGCATCCTGGGACTTCGCAGCGGTCCGGAGATCATCCGCGACGGCGTCCCGGAATTGACAATGAAGAAAGGCGATTCACTCATTATCGCTGGTACGGCAGCCGAAATCCTGACGCTGAACGAAAAATCCGGCCTGCGCGTAGGCATGCGTCGCGGGCAGGAACGTTCGGGCGAGACCGTCGCGGTCGAGGCCGTTGTGGCCCCACACCGTGGAACTGCTGGCGAACGCATCGCCGACCTGTCACTCGGTCGGCGATACGGTGTGAGGGTGCTTGGCGCCCATCGTCACCGCCACATACCGGGCTCGGACCTGGAAAGCGTCAAGCTGAGGCCCGCCGACAAGCTGTTGCTCGAAGGCCCGCCGGACAATTTTGATGCGCTGACCGAGGACGCCGCGCTTGTCTCCGTGACCCGCCCGAGCAGCCGGCCCTATCGGCGCGGCAAGGCCCCCGTGGCCGCGCTGGCGCTGGCCGCGGTGGTAGCGCTGGCGGCCTTCCATGTGATGGACATCGCCATCCTTGCCATGCTGGCGGTCGCCGCTATCCTCGTCCTGCGCTGCATCGACAGCGACGAGGCCTGGAGTTCGATCGACGGCGGCATCTTGATCCTTATCTTTTCGATGCTCATCATTGGCGCTGGACTTGAACGCACCGGCGCCGTGCAGATCATCGTCGCCTTCCTGACGCCTCTCCTTTCCCAGTCGTCGCCGCTGGTGATGCTGGTGGTGATCTATCTGATCACGTCGCTCTTTACGGAACTGGTCAGCAACAATGCGGTTGCCGTGCTGATGGCGCCGATCGCGATCGGACTCGCCGCCCAGATCGGCGTTGATGCGCGGCCATACCTGATCGCGGTGATGATCGGCGCCAGTGCCAGCTTTGCTACGCCGATCGGCTACCAGACAAACACCTTGGTCTATGGTGCCGGCAACTACCGCTTCACGGATTTCCTGAAGATCGGCCTGCCGATGAACCTCTCCATCGCCGCGGCGACCTGCCTGGCGATCTGGTATCTTTACGATCTCTGA
- a CDS encoding SDR family oxidoreductase yields MASNKVAIVTGAGSGIGKAVALALLADGWNTVLAGRRANLLDDAAAIAGDTAGKPLAVACDVTRAEEVDALFDRTVATFGRVDLLFNNAGMFSKGATIDETPVDVWQAVVDVNLTGAFLCARAAFRQMRRQQPMGGRIINNGSISAHAPRPGSVPYSTTKHAITGLTRTLALDGRPFDIACGQIDIGNALTEMAAPMAKGVPQASGEVAVEAVMDVDNVARSVLHMASLPLDANVLFMTVMATKMPFVGRG; encoded by the coding sequence ATGGCAAGCAACAAGGTCGCGATCGTCACCGGGGCGGGCAGTGGGATCGGTAAGGCGGTCGCGCTGGCTCTGCTTGCAGACGGCTGGAATACGGTTCTTGCCGGTCGGCGTGCCAACTTGCTCGACGATGCCGCGGCGATTGCGGGAGACACGGCCGGCAAGCCGCTTGCCGTCGCTTGCGACGTCACCAGGGCTGAGGAGGTCGACGCGCTGTTCGACAGGACCGTGGCTACATTCGGCCGGGTCGACCTCTTGTTCAACAATGCCGGCATGTTCTCCAAGGGTGCGACGATCGACGAAACCCCCGTCGATGTCTGGCAGGCAGTGGTCGACGTCAACCTGACGGGCGCCTTCCTGTGCGCGCGCGCCGCGTTCCGGCAGATGCGCCGGCAGCAGCCGATGGGTGGTCGCATCATCAACAACGGCTCAATCTCGGCGCATGCCCCGCGACCCGGCTCTGTGCCTTACTCCACGACGAAACATGCCATCACCGGGCTGACGCGGACCTTGGCGCTTGACGGCCGGCCCTTCGACATTGCCTGCGGCCAGATCGATATCGGCAACGCGCTGACCGAGATGGCGGCGCCGATGGCCAAGGGTGTGCCGCAGGCGAGCGGCGAGGTGGCGGTCGAGGCGGTGATGGATGTCGACAATGTTGCTCGTTCGGTCCTCCACATGGCAAGCCTGCCTTTGGACGCCAACGTTCTCTTCATGACCGTCATGGCGACGAAGATGCCATTCGTCGGCCGCGGTTGA
- a CDS encoding TetR/AcrR family transcriptional regulator — protein sequence MAERDVPPKPAYHHGDLRNALLVAAEQELRAKGLERFTLRGCAKRAGVSHAAPAHHFADATGLLTALATEGFQRFIATQRARQAKAAPDARSQYVAAGLGYIDFALANPELFRLMFSSRRADFSEQELDRASAAAYDHLVATIGTLRGDDPRASHGRQADVTASWAIVHGLADLLLSGRIRSLDSLEGRERDNALAAIIARSLPA from the coding sequence GTGGCCGAAAGAGACGTTCCGCCTAAACCCGCCTATCATCATGGCGATTTACGCAACGCGCTTCTGGTTGCCGCCGAACAGGAACTGCGGGCAAAGGGCCTGGAGCGTTTCACCTTGCGTGGCTGCGCCAAGCGTGCTGGCGTTTCCCATGCAGCACCCGCACATCATTTCGCCGATGCCACCGGACTTCTGACGGCGCTGGCGACCGAAGGCTTTCAGCGTTTCATCGCCACGCAGAGGGCAAGACAGGCGAAAGCCGCGCCCGATGCACGCAGCCAGTACGTCGCAGCCGGACTCGGCTATATCGACTTCGCGCTGGCCAATCCCGAACTCTTCCGGCTGATGTTCTCGTCGCGCCGGGCGGACTTTTCCGAACAGGAACTCGATCGGGCCAGTGCCGCTGCCTACGACCATCTGGTGGCGACTATTGGCACGTTACGCGGCGATGATCCGCGCGCGAGTCACGGACGTCAGGCAGACGTTACCGCCTCATGGGCGATCGTACACGGCCTCGCCGACCTCTTGCTTTCAGGGCGCATCCGGAGCCTCGACAGCCTCGAAGGCAGGGAACGCGACAATGCCCTCGCGGCGATCATCGCGCGCAGCCTGCCCGCATAG
- a CDS encoding tellurite resistance TerB family protein codes for MFDPKKLLDDLLGTKIPGTESTIRDKAGQATQLAKDNPIATGAIAAVLLGTGAGRALTGTALKVGGLAAVAGLAYKAYQNYRGGGEPDAEAARDPELLPPPVDSGFRPEEAPQGETEFALSLVRAMIAAARADGHIDQEERGRIADRLKLSGVGAEAEAFLVSELKNPVDLDALVSAARTEAQRVELYTASRLAIEPESRAERGYLDMLAGRLQLPDALVDHIEATVSSAKEPAGTVETSDKPEPGGPASPW; via the coding sequence ATGTTCGACCCCAAGAAACTGCTTGATGACCTGCTCGGGACAAAAATCCCGGGAACAGAGTCGACGATCCGCGACAAGGCAGGGCAGGCGACACAACTCGCCAAGGACAACCCGATCGCCACGGGGGCGATTGCTGCGGTCCTGCTGGGGACCGGCGCGGGCCGTGCACTGACCGGGACGGCGCTTAAGGTCGGCGGGCTCGCCGCCGTGGCCGGACTAGCCTACAAGGCCTACCAGAACTACCGCGGTGGCGGTGAGCCCGATGCGGAAGCGGCCCGGGATCCGGAATTGCTGCCACCGCCTGTCGACAGCGGTTTTCGGCCCGAAGAAGCTCCGCAGGGCGAGACCGAATTTGCGCTCAGCCTGGTGCGGGCCATGATCGCGGCGGCGCGTGCCGATGGGCATATCGACCAAGAGGAACGCGGACGGATCGCCGATCGCTTGAAGCTGTCCGGGGTCGGCGCCGAAGCGGAAGCTTTCCTTGTTTCGGAACTAAAGAATCCGGTCGATCTCGATGCTCTGGTGTCGGCGGCTCGTACCGAGGCGCAGCGGGTCGAGCTTTACACCGCATCACGATTGGCGATCGAACCGGAGAGCCGCGCCGAGCGCGGTTATCTCGATATGCTGGCCGGGCGCTTGCAACTGCCCGATGCCCTCGTTGACCACATCGAGGCTACGGTCTCTTCGGCGAAGGAGCCGGCGGGAACGGTTGAAACGAGCGACAAACCCGAACCTGGCGGTCCCGCGTCACCCTGGTAG